Below is a window of Anabas testudineus chromosome 10, fAnaTes1.2, whole genome shotgun sequence DNA.
GATCACAACTGATGTCAGTCGAGATGCTCCCATATCAAAAAGCTCTTCTGTAAACAGAAGATGTATGTGCAGTTAACCAAACCAACAACTAAACATCGCAGCAGCGGGGAAGTGGAAAAGCTTTCAGGTGCAAAACATATGTTGGATTAGAGTGAAAAGTCATGCATGCCACATGTGTCCCAGCCATGAAATAGCTCTCATAGTTAGAATGTAACTCATAAAAACGTCTCTTGTGATGAATGCTCCGAGATGATTCATTAGATTATTTCTTACCAGCCATTGGATTTCCTTTTAAAAGGTTTTCCAaagcataaagctagaaatgaAATTCAAGCTGGTATGTGTTATCACTAACAGGAGGTCCATCCACACTTCAGCACAGAGGGTGACAGGTTCGATATCACTGCAGAGTCATGTTTTTTCCATATAGCTATACATTGATTGATTTGTCAGGGGGAGGAAAGAGACTGATGGTTTAGCGTAGAGGACCGTCAGTTCACTCAGGGTGACTGGAGAGGGCTGTTTAAACAAGCCCTTTAGCAGTGAAGCACAAAGTGAAGCGCGTACAAACAGCTTGTGCTATAAagcccagtgtgtgtgtatctgggACCCCGGGATGCCATGTCAAACGGGTTCTTTTAGCGAGAAGGTAAACATTGTTAAAGTTGCTCTATGTAAAGACTGAAAAGGTACCCATGTAAAGAGATGCAAGGCGTCTGACATGTTGGTATTTGAACAGGTTGCTCGCACTATTTGACGCTGTAATTCCTGTTGTGAACACATTCAACAACGTGGGAAACAAACACCACCAACAGAGGCACATTACCAATGACTACTGTAGCAACATCATCACACAACAAGACTTTAGGGCTAAAACCAGGCATTTATTTAGTCCACAGGTATTAAATTGCACATGGATGCAAGTTTCAATCAGTGAAAGCTACTGTACATGAACCAACAGAGTTGTAGGACGAGGTGTGTCCTCTCTTAGGCATCTATAAAATTTAGCATGCTTTCAATGCATGTTAAGTGAATTGGCACAACTTTGTACAGTCAAAAGCCTCTAAGCAGATGTGACTATAAGTAAATCCTTGACTGTGACAGAGGAGTAAGACATCTTACCTTCACAGCGATCCTGGAGCCACAGAAAAGTCTTCCCTCTCTGTTAAGGGACGTTGCCGGTCAGTAGTGGGTCTCCTCTGAAATCAGAGGAGAGTTTCTCAGCTGGTTGTCTCTACAGgggctgcagcttcacatgTATAGATCCCTCAGATGTTCAGAGTCTGAGGTTAATCTCTGCCGTCCCGGGAATCCGCTGGAGGAGGTACCACTCGGAGCCCCGGCTGTTTGTTTAGTCAAATCACAGCCCCACGGgggtctcttctctctcctctctcacacTCTGTGAAAAAGCCTGTAAGAGCGCTGTAAGTTTCTTTCAAAGTAAAGTGTTCTCAGTGGAgacatgcgcgcacacacacacacacacacactcaggatcAAACTGAGGACAGAGTCAGTGGTCCAGCCCTGCTGAAGCTGAGAGAGAGccgagagggagaggagggacgGAATAGTGAAGGGAAGTagagtaaaaaacaaagagagggaactttaaaaaaaaaaaaaaaggactgaaGTGAGAAAGAGCGAAAGAAGCACAGGGAGCGAactcacagatacacacatcaAGTTATGCTTGTTGTTCTTAGGTAGCAGCTCAGCGGTCCCGAGCTGGAGTGATTTGTTTATGAATGGAGCGGCAAAGCAACTGGAGGTGAACTGAGACAGTCTCTGTTGGCAACAGCAATCTGGACCGCGTCTAACCCttccataaaacaacaaacacaataaaaaggaagagaaagagcgagagagagagtgagtgagagatccaggagggggtgggagggtggAGTGGGGGGGCTGTAAGCTTTTTGGCAGAGCTCATGGTGGCCTGCTTTGGAAACAAAGGTGGAAGTCTCGGTTTCTCAGCAAAATAACCACTTATATAATCGCACTGCTAGAATCAGGTGTAAGTGAGGTTAAAGTTTTATCTTGAGTGAACCCACTTCTCTTACACGTTAAATCcacctctctgtccttctttaatttcctttctttttccatttatcCCACATGTACTAACTCAGCACCTCCCTCTGTCTTCACCCccttctgtttctttcctctgctctttcaGTCTCGCTCTCTTTCGAACTCACACATAGAGAAACTAACTTGTAAATATGCTTGTTTTCGATGTTGGCTCTACCTAATTTCAACCTTTACCAGGACATGAGTGAACGGCTTGAAATTCATAACACAACCCAGCAGCTGATGAAGGCCCTTTCTCTCTAACAAGGGATCAGGGCAGACAGGGGGGAGGAGGGAACAGGGGCTAAATTGGACAGTAACCATGTTCTCCTCTAATTGTGAGGTTAAAACTAAATGCTAGCAGTAATTAGAGAGACTGTGAGGCCTTAATTATTAGATAGGAGGGGAGCAGCACCAAACAGCACTGTCCCACCTTAACGTTTGCCTAATTCTATCCATGTAATTAACAACCTCATGAATTAAATCTGATCAAGTTCCCATAAATCTGTTGTTGGATGTTTAAGTTCTTGCAAAGCCAATTAAAATGTAGCCACAATATATACCTGGTAATAATGCAGCAATGTCATGCATCATCTTCATGTTCGCATATGCATATACTCCTCCACACACAATCCCTTATCAGCTGGagataagacacacacacactgtctaaACATCCTGGATCAAGCCACAGCTCCAACAGGACACATATTTAAAGTTTTACGAGTGAAGACAGACGTCTCTAATAGTGACGATGTTGTCGTCTGTAGCACAATGTTAATATGGACTAGTGCAGAAAGAGACTGTGTAGAagtttcttttgctttttgtttggctattgtttttctttcttcatacAGCTTGGCAGAGTGGCGAACCACTTAACAAAACTGGGCTCTAAATCGTGGTATTACAACAGTGCCCAGACTATTCAGCCTATCTAAACTCTTAAAGAGAGGTTTCTCTCACTGCTGATCTGGATGGTTGCCACAGCTTGAGTGCAACTAGTGCAGCCGCGCTGTATTCTGGTTgcaagtttgttttgttgtgttatgGGTAAGACTAGAAATGTCTTTGGGCCCACAGAGTCCctagggagggggggggggggggtggttgGGAGCTACAAACAGGAAGCACCAGGGCTCAGGCCTGGacctggagctggagctggactGAACTTACCACAGATAGACGAGGATGACACCGTGAAATGTTTGACCAGGAGTGAAACCAGTTCTAAGTTACACCACAGTATAAGGACGTATTAGTCAGAGTCTCCTCAAGACTCGattcagattattttatttggcACTAAACCTGAAACAAATTGAGGCCCTCTGTAgcacaaaaccaaaccaactatgatttattatatttcttcaGTAAAATCCATttatgaacaaacaaaacaacacaatttaaCTAACATTGAGCACTAATTCATTGAGCCGTCAGTCAGGAATAAAggttaatgaatgaattattaattgTCATATATGTCGATTAAAATAACTGTTATACCCGTAATTCAGTTACACACTTTAAATATCATCATAAAGCGTTTGTGGAAGACATACTCTGAACTcttactgaagtaaaagtggTAATACTGCAGTAAAGAAATACAAGTAAAGTAAGAATTTTATGTGCATTTTCCCAGAATTTCAAAAATGATTTGTCACCATAGCACTATGTAGATTTTACTGAAGTTTGGCTTTCAAATGGCTAGTTCCAgtcattttctaaataattgTATTAAGCCCCATGGGGAAATAGTTGTTTGACTGCTGCACATAGATGAGGGCACTACCACAAGGTTTTGGagtcttgtccaaggacaccatGATATGATTTTCAGGAGGGTCTGTGAAACAGACCACTAATCCTGGGGTTCATGGACAACTACCCTACAAGTTACATGCTGTGAACCCAGCAGCTGGTAAATGTGGAGCTAATGGTATTATTTGTACTAAAAGATAGCTTAATACAACTTAAATACAACTTTATTAGCTGAATAGATTTTGCATCTGTACAACTTTCCAGAGATGAGAGTCCAGGTAACGCTCTCTCTTCCAcattgtcaaataaaaacatgtattgcctataaaataaataatctgtctttttttaaaataaattatatgaaAAGCGGGGTAAACAGCAGGATAAGAAGTAAAATCTATGTGTTAAGTGCTATATTTTCTCCCTTCTTCTGGTAGCTATTGTTTGGAGAACATGGTTGTGCTCAGacagaaaatctgatttaaCTCTAATTATTTTCCTCTTCTAGTTTAAAGATTcaactaaaatattttttagggataaattataaaataactcACTTGAGTACAGTAACTTGATGTGGTCCTGCATAATGAAATTTTACCTCAATTCAGTTTGCCGTGAGGTCTAATCGTTAATTAGACAAGTCTAAACACAGACATAGTGGGTGAGCACAGAGACCACCTCACTTACTGTGATCAAATAAAACCACTGAAATTAGGGCGGCGACTTCTGACGCTGAGTAAACTGCTCGACGTGTAATGACTACTTTTTGTTAAATCACTTTGTTTTACCATAACATTGTGCCAGAGCGATAATGAATAACATAGACACTTCGCTGCTTTTAAAACACTTCATAGTGAAGCAGACACTTACTACACAGTATGCACCTGATACATGCTGCACTGTTTAAAGGGCTTCTGTGACTTGGAAAAGGTTGAAGATGATGAAGCCTGATTGTATCAGATAAAAGCTCTGGGTGTGTCTGTGCACCTACATCAGTTCTCTTTGTAACACGTGTGAGCTTTTAGAATTggttaaaaaaaggtttcaagCCCCTTTTCACCTCCCCCTCAGTGAACTCGACTATGTGCCCAACCACAAGGGGAACACTGTTCAAACTGAGTCTGGGTACATGGATCATAACCCTGCAGTAACTgttcatgtacagtagataAATATTAGTAGATTTATACGAGCTAAAACAAACTCTGATTCCTTTTCTGGAAGTTTAAAGTCAAAGGATCTTTCAGGATGTCAAGATGACTGAAGATAAATTAGAGTCATGTTAAGCTCAGGCAGACTGCACATCACTGTTAGTAATccacattcatattcatattacaCCGCTGCGATACATACTGTAAGTGCTAAAACCACTTCCTTTGTTTTTAGCAAAGTTGTTTTCACTTGGTGGCTGATATTAAACGCAGTGCAAGCGTTTCATAGCACGTGTTTGAGGTTAATGTTGCCTTGATGTCCGGACCTATAGCACTTTTCTCTCCATTATAATGGAGTAGCATGTTGATGGATGATAGTGAGTGTTCAAGTGATCAAGATACAGCCATGAATCTTTCATGAATGTTTGGGAGGATTCAGATGAACCCATAAACAAGCACGAGAGCAAACATAAAGAGCTTGATTGGTTCATATTCTGAGCAGGACATTAACTTATTGTTGAAAAGGTCAGTTAAACTCATGGATCATCTGTTTAGGACTCATACACACCTGTAGTCAGTTCTTGGCTGCCCTCGTGTGGCTGTTTTAACAAAGGGACGTTGTGGACAACAAGTCTTTTCCTTtactttaacattattttactgttacacaaacctactgtatgtacaatattatattttttttattttgcaaaaggAAATCATAAGAAACTAAATGATTCAAACTAATCACAGCCTGTTCTTTACTCGTGTTCCCTGAAGTTTCCTCACTTCACTGTCACAGCCATAAACTGACTGGAGACCtcataaaaatgacattataaAACTTTCCTTTAAATGATCACataacacaaaatataatacagtGTCTCACTAATAtgacactgtttgttttataagcaTGAAATGAGAAAGTTTGCCATCTATTGTTTCAATTGTGTCACCTGTTCTTGCAGGAGGCCTGCTGCTTAAAAACTGAACTCTAAACCTCAATCTATGGAGATAAGGTTTAcagcaaatctatttaaaataatgtttcattCTTTACTGTTTCTCTTAAATATTAACCTGTCAGTATAATCATTTTGTTgccattttttattattttgtgctaTTACTTCTAATACATTTCCCCCCTCCTCCGCGCGTACACGTCTCCTTCACGCACACCTTACATGATGGCCTTATCAAAGGGATCGAGCCGGGGCACCCGGGGCTCTCATTGCCCAAGACGAGCCGCAGGTGGGACTCAGGTAAGGCGTGACGTCACGATGATACTTCTGGACTCCTTGGCAGTAAATCTATAAAGGTGTGTAGTCTTCCAGCACAGGTAGCCGCAGCCTGAACCTTAGACTGAAGTGGAAACAGCCCCGCTGGGAATAAACACGGAGGCCTATCATGCGCCAGGATCTGTGATTCTACCTGAGTCGACCCACCTGTCGGAAGAGGACACCGGCATGTACCCCAACTCACAGTCGGCCAGACACCCGGCTCAGGCACTGTCACTGAACAGTCAGTACATCCCGCCTCCGTATGACTTCAGCGGTTACCCCCACGTCCCGGGAGTCGGTGACCCGTCGACGAGTGCGTGGAACTGCATTTACTCCCCGCGGGACGAGTTCCCCTACAGCTTCCCGGGATCGAGCCCGAGCGCCGGACAGGTGAGCTACACCTCCCCGGAGCTGAGCGGCACGCCCACCGCCGCTGGAGGGGGGTCGTTCAACCCTTACAGCTTCATCTCAGCACAGGAAACCTTCAGCTCCAGGAGGAGGCCGCATGAATCCATCAGACCATCTATTACAGGTGGGACTTCATCATCACGTTGTCTAATTTTATTATACACAGTAACTTGTGATTAATCAGTGTTTAGATGTGGGCTGAGAGATGTtagaatatttaataataataataagaagaagaagaacacaaatCAGTGACCTCAAGTTGTTCTTCCGAtgcagattaaattaaattaaatgacaataaGTGAAACTACCAAAGACAGAGtcaagccaaaaaaaaaacaacaaaaaaaaaaacacccaaatCATTATAGATGTCGAAACAAACATAACTTCTGCTTTACAAACTCCTTAACTTAGTCAAATATCAAGCTTATCACAAGTGGTTGAGGGGGCACACAGATGACAGAAGTGGTAAAAGGCGAATTCACGGAAGGAAGCATTTCATCATGTGCGCAGTTACACCAGactgcacacacattcatcaaGCTTTTGGCCTCTCCCTTCTGTCAGTGTGGTGTAAGATGTCAACGCAAAGTTGACAGTGGAGGCCGTGAAGTCTGGAGAGGAGGTGCTCCCCACCCTCTCTGTCCACTTGTGTGGGTGCAAAAGGGTGACAGGCTGCTTAGATAACAACGGCAGTGTAGGAAGTGTGCACAAGTCAAACTGAATCTCTTCTAAAGCCTCAGGCCTCGCTGTGCCTCTGTCTATGATCGATGCTGTCACATGGTCACGATTTCAGATCAATAACTCTGACTCACTTTTTCCCTAAGAGgaaacatgtgaacatgtgtgtcaATGAATAGCAGGTTCCTGTGTAAACACCTATGTAAACACCTCTTGCAGTGATAAGGAGAACCACTGATGCAATGCAGTGGGGAGTCTTTACATTAGTTGGAGTTAACATGATTAATAGAGTTGACGAGGCTTTAAGTGGCGCCTGCACTTGAACGTGGCACCAGACGTCTTCAAATTAGTCGTCTGTTTGACTACAACTCACACAGTGTGTGACTCACGCACGTCGTCGTCGAAgtgaatacacacaaatatatagtACACTACCTGCATAACACACCTATTCTGTCAGTCACTGATTTAGACTAGCATTGATTGtaattgtttctgtgtgtgattcaGGAGGGAAGACTCGCACTAAGGACAAGTACAGGGTGGTTTACACTGACCACCAAcgtctggagctggagaaggagtttCAGTACAACCGCTACATCACCATGAGGAGGAAGACTGAGCTTTCGTTGGCACTAAGTCTCTCTGAAAGACAGGTGAGGGGACAGGAGCgaaccaggaaaaaaaaaagcacaattacAAGAACAGTAGGCAGGCGTGAATGGACGTGAGATCAATCCCAAACTATTGGCACTATGAGAAAACCATTAACTATTTTAACAGatgataaagacatttttatatctGTTTCCTCAACCACAACTTAATGTAACTGTAGAGCACAAAAGATCCCTTACCCTTAAAAAGCAGCAATATGATTCAAACTgtctaaatgcattttaaagctGTAGTAAAAGCTAATAAGTGGAAAAAAGAATCTAACAGTCTCTGTTGTAACAGGAACTGCATAAGCAACAAGTAACGCTGTGGCAAGAAATTGTGTACTGACTTGGGTAACAGTCTATGTTATCACCTCTTAAAACAACTTTAGATGGTGAGAGCTTTCAAAAATTGCATGTTCTCACTGTACGGACTGGGCCGGGGTAGATACCATATATTAAATGCATAGTAAACAGTTCAAGGGACCTACATGAGGAGCAACTGTTCTATGAAATCTTGCTGCATGTCAAAGTGCGTCATATCAGATATGTAAAAAGGCAGAACATATTTATCATGATGGGGGAGGATGAACTGTaagctttttttaatctttacttCTTAtcaagcctttttttttttcagttttttatgtttgcGTGAGGTGAGAAAGGAGTCAGAGGAAGTTTAAGCTGTTTTTCATGTGATacatttaaacactgttgaTACTTTTGTGACACTGAGACATTAAATTGTAACTCAAAAGTACACGACTGTTGGTTCAGGAGTTGGTTGTTGCTGGACTTTTGTCAGCACtttttgttgtcatggttaaaTGAACTAATTTAGTCAGTTCATGTGGGAACAatactgacatactgtatgttattagTAGAAAGTTCTTCTATTATACCATTTAGAGAAACCATATTTTCAACACCCATAATGTTATGTGGCAAATATAAAGAGTTTAAATGGTCAAACCCTCACACTTGGTCTCATGGTGCAATTATCATCTAGGTTTTTACAACCAACTTATTCTTGTAAAACTCATTCAGCCGAGTGCAGCGGTTGCAGCACTTAACTAATTCTGGGAAAGTTGAAAATGACTAAACCTCTGCAGAATTAAGCAGGACGGGGAAATATAGCAAACTTTAATAATAAGGCAATAAGGCAAACTTTTTGCCTTATTGGGATATTTAATGAACCTCCAGTAGGAGTCCTCAgcttattaatgtgtttttatgtgtttgtgcttcagGTCAAGATCTGGTTTCAGAACAGACGTGCCAAAGAGAGGAAGATCAACAGGAAGAAGCTGCAGAATTCCCAGCAGGCCTCAACCACTACACCAACACCACCTGTGCTGGGTGGGCTCACCGATGCCCACATTACCACCAGCCCCAGCAGCAACATTTTGTCTGACGCCATATCAGAGGAATACTAGGTGGATTTCATATGGAAGACTGATGTACatagtgtttagtttttataagTTTAGCACAGAATGAATGAAGACGATTCACATCAACATGATGTTGTAATGCTGCACCTCCTGCCTATAAACAATGACAAGCACCTCTTATCTTTTGCACTGATCATCTCAAgtcaaatctaatttaatttactgtatatagcCCAATATCATGAATCCCAAATTGAACTGAAGGGGACTTACAGTTTGTACAATAATAATAGACCCATTTCTGTTCTACAATTGCCAATCagaggtctttttttttttcaagcgAATGCATGAGACAGCATTTTAAGTTCATCTTGGTTTAACAATAAGGGATGTTGAAACATGATAGTGTGCAAGAACATATTCCCACATCAGTTTATgtgaaaaggaagagagaataATGTGTCTGGTGCGTTTATTCTTATTTAAGAAGTACTTAAGGCTGTGCCCACACAAGTATGTCAAAAAGAGCCCTTCTGCTTATTTTTAAGGAAGTCAGATTAAGGTTTAGATTTACTGACAATgctcaaatatatttttaaaataaatcataccAATCTTTGATAGAACAATATAGTTCCACACTTGTTTTCCTTCATTGTccctgtgtttatttcttttcacagtTCCTCAACCTTTGTACATGTTAAAGACAAGAATAGACACCAAACATAGAAGTGAATCATCTCAGTCAATCAAATGTCTATCATCACATTAGAAAAGACAACGCCTGTGTGACTGCATCTAAGAAAATCATAAAGATAATAAAAGGTTGGACACGACTACGTGACTCCTCGGCTGAAGCCTGAGTGTCAGTCTCgcctctttgttttctgctgctttctcttacttgttttaaattatactcattcttctcttttctaaTGTTGAAATGAATGGGAAATTGAGACACTCACTAAAAGGTCATGCCAAAGGTCAAATAGGCTTTAACAGTCTCTCTGTAGGAGATATCGTGAGGATAGGTCattccaaaataaaacccaaTGGTTTTTATAAAGGAAGAGGAAGGCAgctctatatactgtataatagaaggagtactgtgcaaaagtctcaGGCCactgttagattttttttattgacagtgCTATTATGAACATGCATATGTTTATTTCTTAGtctctttattaaaatacaactaTAAAATACAGGAAATATGTAAAGTATATTAAAAAGCACAACATTTAGGAAAAAGCTGAGCAAATAGGCAGCTCCATCTAGATGAGAAGGTAATTCTTCAGTAGTCACGTCGAAGGAGAGCAGCATCATAGTTCATCATTTGTTAGGTGGCccatacataaaatatatatggtgtgtgtgtgtgtgtgtgtgtgtgtgtgtgtgtctgagcaaacatgtttaaaaatgacacagaataaaatgttcAGACGGTGTTTAGACACATCCTGAAAAAATAGCTGCAGATAGTTTAACCACATGACGAACAGTCATTGTAACCgctaaaaacagacactgaatgttttttccctctttgagacctactgtatgtgtaggATGTATGAAATGCTGTTCTTATGTACGAAGTTGTACAAAGAAGTGTGTTTATACTAGTATACTACTTTATACAATACGTGTAAGAGAGTGTTGTacataatgttctttttttttttaaacacattcaaAAAGAGGAACTAAATGTTGCAATGTAAATTTAACAGCAAGGTTGCAAggttattttttctgtttgtcagtgCCGACCTCAAAAACCAGCTGTATCTGTTGGAACCACTGTTTCTTTCTAGTGCACCACAATCTACTGAAATATTTCCACAGATTG
It encodes the following:
- the cdx1a gene encoding homeobox protein CDX-1a, coding for MYPNSQSARHPAQALSLNSQYIPPPYDFSGYPHVPGVGDPSTSAWNCIYSPRDEFPYSFPGSSPSAGQVSYTSPELSGTPTAAGGGSFNPYSFISAQETFSSRRRPHESIRPSITGGKTRTKDKYRVVYTDHQRLELEKEFQYNRYITMRRKTELSLALSLSERQVKIWFQNRRAKERKINRKKLQNSQQASTTTPTPPVLGGLTDAHITTSPSSNILSDAISEEY